The Pedococcus dokdonensis region CGACCGTGCTCCCACGTGCTGGCCATCTCGGCCCCCTGCCAGTCGTCGGGGAAGAAGACCGACCGCATGCCTTGCGCGATCCACTTGAGCGGGAAGATCGACGCCACCTGCTTGAGCCACTCGGGCAGGTCGGTGAACGCGAAGTACACCCCCGAGATGAACTGCAGGATCAGGGTCGGTGCGATCACGATGGCCCCGACCGAGCGCGACGAGGAGGCCAACGAGGAGTAGGCGATCCCGAGCACCGTGCCTGAGGCGACGCCCAGCAGGAAGACCCAGACGAAGGTGCCCCAGCGCGCCGGGTCGGTGGGCAGCTGCACGCCGAACCCGAGCCGCGCCACCGCGATCAGCAGGGCGAACTGGGCCAGGCTGGTGATCGCGACGAGGCCGATCTTGCCGAGGAAGTAGGCCACCGGCGGCATCGGGGTGGACCGCAGCCGCTTGAGGGTGCCGTCGTCCCGCTCCACCGCGACGCTCAGCGCCATCGACTGGAAGCTGGTCAGCATGACCCCGGCCGCCACCATGCCGGGCAGGAAGAAGCGGGCGGCGCTCACGTCGGCGGCGCCGGGCTCCCCGGCGCCGAACTCGTCGCCGAAGATCACCGAGAACATGCTCAGCATCAGGATCGGGAAGATGAAGGAGAAGAACACCGCCTCCTTCTCGCGGAAGTACATCTTCAGCTCGAGGACCGTGCGGTCCCAACCGATGACGGCGGTGTTCACGCGACGACCTCCAGCTCGGGCTCGCCGCCGGTGGCGGCGAGGTGTGGTGCGATCAGGGAGAGATAGGTGTCCTCGAGCGACGGCCGGGTCACGGTGAGCTTGGGGACCTCGCCCCCGAGCTCCCTACCCAGCCGCGCGACCAGGTCGGTCGGCGTGCTGGTCTGCTCGGTGTGCCGGGTGCCCGCCGCGTCCTCCCACGTCACCGTCGCCTGCGAGGACGACCGGCCGCCGAGGTTGGCGGGGGTGTCGAGGGCGAGCATCCGCCCGGCGGCGATGACGCCGACCCGGTCGGCGAGGTGCTCGGCCTCGTCGAGGTAGTGCGTGGTGAGCAGGATCGTCGTCCCCCCGTCGGCCAGCGACCCGATGAGCTCCCAGAAGTCGCGCCGCGCCTGCGGGTCGAAGCCGGTGGTCGGCTCGTCGAGGAACAGCAGGTCCGGGCTGCCGATGATGCCGAGGCCGACGTCGAGGCGTCGGCGCTGACCCCCACTCAGCTTGCCGATCCGGTCGCCGGCCTTGTCGGTGAGCCCGACGGCAGCCAGGACCTCGTCGACGGGGC contains the following coding sequences:
- a CDS encoding ABC transporter ATP-binding protein, with product MSDAPIQVTGLRKTYGERAAVDGIDLRIERGEVFALLGPNGAGKTTTVEILEGFRKRDGGTVSVLGEDPQTAGLAWRNRLGIVLQSSTGLELITPREALASTAKVYRDARPVDEVLAAVGLTDKAGDRIGKLSGGQRRRLDVGLGIIGSPDLLFLDEPTTGFDPQARRDFWELIGSLADGGTTILLTTHYLDEAEHLADRVGVIAAGRMLALDTPANLGGRSSSQATVTWEDAAGTRHTEQTSTPTDLVARLGRELGGEVPKLTVTRPSLEDTYLSLIAPHLAATGGEPELEVVA
- a CDS encoding ABC transporter permease, coding for MNTAVIGWDRTVLELKMYFREKEAVFFSFIFPILMLSMFSVIFGDEFGAGEPGAADVSAARFFLPGMVAAGVMLTSFQSMALSVAVERDDGTLKRLRSTPMPPVAYFLGKIGLVAITSLAQFALLIAVARLGFGVQLPTDPARWGTFVWVFLLGVASGTVLGIAYSSLASSSRSVGAIVIAPTLILQFISGVYFAFTDLPEWLKQVASIFPLKWIAQGMRSVFFPDDWQGAEMASTWEHGRTALVLAAWLVAGLLVCARTFRWTKRGTT